In Leptodactylus fuscus isolate aLepFus1 chromosome 2, aLepFus1.hap2, whole genome shotgun sequence, one genomic interval encodes:
- the RMP64 gene encoding nucleolus and neural progenitor protein — protein MASEPWNRVYIPRPAIQCQLSVPVGDSTGTCIKNLVDKYSAVHSFLKSKTLNSEVTMLDSILYVYHHKLGFHKPYRALKQVQQCTKRIKSMGLEDSLKEMMDLCPKSAELESAQYCTVPSQPILELVSMKILGSCKLLVRLVDCCYKAFHLCLQHLKLAEYIVVNVVLLGLLSRLWVLYKGLLKDLVVLYSMHISLQKEVSDFQKMPYFKDFVFPDKIEDHIGSVLNEPFANKPQNLFSKKEKLQILTKIFRTSDLVKEEKISQIENVGIKEAKESLDDVGQPIQIQGFKRGKPNTFDIKTLSLPVKASKLQGFRYKNKSNESKKKPTLSHHPNKEECVRHMVPKIQEAEDFKVLSKQLLYAVKWCKERKLKREVMFFRNRYLRCNRLQHAEALGYSLKKKLQCWKKSLCHRLRGQMLSKDHPKRYLSIQRFQRNWKSMATSSQRHRRVKRKALKISLLHLDLCPEEPVPPSTTVTAAALRPPTSEHQESITKETDRCLPNADDIDDIFSSIGI, from the exons ATGGCGTCTGAGCCCTGGAATCGTGTCTATATCCCCAGACCTGCTATTCAGTGTCAGCTGAGCGTGCCCGTCGGAGACAGCACAG GAACATGTATAAAGAACCTTGTTGATAAATATTCTGCTGTCCATTCGTTTTTGAAGAGCAAGACCTTAAATTCAGAGGTTACAATGCTGGATTCCATACTATATGTCTATCACCATAAGCTGGGCTTTCATAAACCTTATCGAGCATTAAAACAG GTACAGCAATGTACAAAACGGATAAAGTCTATGGGCTTAGAAGATTCCTTAAAAGAGATGATGGATTTATGCCCAAA GAGTGCAGAACTTGAAAGTGCACAGTATTGCACTGTCCCAAGTCAGCCTATTCTGGAGCTGGTGTCCATGAAAATTCTGGGTTCCTGCAAGTTATTAGTACGTCTCGTGGATTGCTGCTACAAGGCCTTTCA TTTATGTTTACAGCATTTGAAATTGGCAGAGTATATTGTCGTGAACGTTGTGCTGCTGGGATTGTTGAGTCGCTTATG ggtCTTGTACAAAGGACTATTAAAAGATCTCGTTGTCTTGTATAGCATGCACATATCTCTACAGAAAGAGGTGTCGGACTTTCAGAAAATGCCTTACTTTAAAGATTTTGTTTTCCCTGATAAGATTGAAGATCACATCGGTTCTGTTTTGAATGAGCCATTTGCAAATAAACCACAGAACCTGTTTTCCAAAAAAGAGAAATTACAAATTCTGACTAAAATATTTCGTACCAGTGACTTGGTTAAAGAGGAAAAGATCAGCCAAATTGAAAATGTTGGGATAAAAGAAGCAAAAGAGTCACTTGATGATGTGGGGCAACCAATCCAAATACAGGGATTTAAAAGAG GAAAGCCGAACACTTTTGACATTAAAACATTATCTCTGCCAGTAAAAGCAAGCAAGCTGCAA GGTTTTCGCTATAAAAACAAGTCAAATGAATCCAAGAAAAAACCTACGTTGTCACACCACCCCAACAAAGAGGAATGTGTAAGACATATGGTGCCTAAAATTCAGGAAGCCGAGGATTTTAAAGTTCTTTCCAAACAGCTGCTTTATGCGGTAAAATGGTGTAAAGAGAGGAAACTGAAAAGAGAGGTTATGTTCTTCAGGAATAGATATCTGCGATGCAACAGACTACAGCATGCTGAAGCCTTAGGATACAG TTTAAAAAAGAAGCTGCAATGTTGGAAAAAGTCCTTGTGTCACAGATTACGTGGGCAGATGCTGAGCAAAGACCATCCAAAGAGATATTTAAGCATACAAAGATTTCAGAGAAATTGGAAATCCATGGCCACTTCCTCACAAAGGCACAGAAGAGTTAAAAGGAAGGCTTTGAAAATCTCCCTGCTCCATTTAGATTTGTGTCCTGAAGAGCCGGTGCCGCCGTCTACTACTGTCACTGCCGCTGCTTTGAGGCCTCCAACGTCGGAGCACCAGGAGTCCATCACTAAAGAAACAGACCGATGTCTTCCTAATGCAGATGACATTGATGATATATTCTCATCGATAGGAATCTAG